Within the Erigeron canadensis isolate Cc75 chromosome 6, C_canadensis_v1, whole genome shotgun sequence genome, the region TACACGCAACATAAAATGGAGACGTATACATTTCAATTTTTCCAGACGACGGCTCACTAGGCGCCGGAATCACAAACTTATTATCATTTTGCGCAGCTGCATTTGAAAAGCTAGGGTTTAAAACGctgttattattgttgttgttttttaataataagcTGTTTGTTGAAGAAACAGATGAATAGTAGAGGAAATTAGGGATGACTGATTGACGATTAACGTTTTCAGTTAGTGCCATTTTTGATCGGAGAAAGAAGATTGAGGTGAGTTGAGTGACAGAGACTCAAATCGCTccgatttctttctttttgcaTGAGGGCGTGGGGACTGATGGGGTGTGGTATGCTCTTTATATTTAAGTAAATGAAAATGATTGATCAAatctaaaaaaacaaactaatatTATAATGACATTTGCCATAATCAAAAGGAAAGTGAAAAATCCATATTTGTCAtgtgataaatattttaagttgattattaggttgatttatcagaTTAATATATACAACTAGTTGGTGCTCCCCTAATTTTTTTATTGGCCAATGGTGCATTGGTGTGTCTGATTCGCGATGCCATGtcattttgacttttgagtctCAATGGCTCCATGCTACAAGATTTGTCTCTGGAAATGAGAAAATATAAAACGATAACAATTGCGAGTATTACGTATTAATTATTAGGAACGGATTATTCTGATTTTACTTATTACTCCTtctgtcccaatttaaatgtcctattttgacttttgaaatctttctttcacaactttgaccataaattgtttcgtgtgtgttatacaatagttgatgtaaaatatatgaatagattgagttttacatgtatttttcattaatataactttcattaaattCGGACGGGGGGAATATAAGTTAATCCAAAACCCGAACTATATAAGGTTTCGAATACTTGGATTGATTATTCCGATTTTAGTCTATCATAAACTCATCCAAagttatgcatatatatgtatattagagTTATGTCTGCACGATACGGCGGTGGTGACGGGCTGTGGTGGCGCACAAAGGTAGTGGTGGTGAGGACGAGTAGTTGTGACCAAGTTGGTGGCGAGTAGTTTAGGTTATTGATTTAATGTTGTTTTGAtgaattgttgaaacttaaaatacatattgaaatttaagttcaatgttgaaatttaaaaggagatttgctttataatatataatagtataatatacgagtagtatagatatagatatatactaaaaagcaagTTTGGTTTGTGAGAGGAAAAGTACggtagctaaaagtacaagcAGAGCACCATGCAGTACAACCCCTCCAAAGCATATTACCCTATAGCGGTACTGTTACTGTAACAACACTGTAGCAGTAGCGGTACTCAGTACTGTAGCGTAGCAGTACCGTTAtcgtagcttttttttttctggtagtttctttgttttcttatccttatttttataatgtcttaaatttagttttaattttaatctatttGTGAGTGTAGATCTTTAGACTGTAAAAGTTGTAACTCAATTTTCTCTCATGAGCTATTTGTGTCAATGGATTAGTTCGATTCAAAACGAGATAACCAATTAATCGGCTTATGTTTATTCCTAGATTAACACTGTTAAATATGATAATAAGCGTTTCTCACAACAATGTGCGGGTAGAATTGCTCGTTAAATCTAATATGGTTTGATTGTTGAGCTGTGAAATGATTCAGATTAAATACAACAAACTATTCAAATAAGTTATAAATAGAGCTTTCGAACTTGTCATAAATAGTATTTCAAGAACTAAcataaaaatttcaaattatgAGATGTTTTACAatgagttttaacaatttttaaattttaagaaaaaactcaTATTTTCGTAAGACGAGCTAGTAAGGTGCTTGATTTCAAAAAGTCTTATCTAATTAAAGgagttttttttctaatttgaaCAATACAAGTTTTAATCTAGGAGTTACATAAACAAGCTTCTAGCTTTCAGTTTCTCGTTTTTAGCTTTTAGAAATCAAATTACATTAATACCTTTCTTAATTCAAATAACTACCAATTAAttccattattatttatttttttacggCAAAAATGAGATTTATAAATAACAACAAACTAGTAAGGTGCTAGAAGAACCGAATACAAACTCCAATTTCATACACAATTTCAATAGTTTATGGACCTTAACTGCTAAGGTTGAAAAAGAGATGAAAAACTTATGATGATTACAAATAGTCTCgagacataagaaaaaaaaaacactgtcAAAGTCTGAGCCATCGATTTTTACTCCGCGGTTGTTATGGTAGAAGCTCCAGAAACCAGATTACAAAGACACCGACCACCAAAAACATCGAAAACCAGTAGCACGCAAGCTATAATGACaacaaaaatagctaaaaaACACCGAGCAGGAAGTAAAATTAGTGGAAACCCCTTTGGATCTCCAAGATAATTGAGAATAAAACTTGATCTCagccataaccaatttagttTTATATGGTTAAAAAGAAGCCTATTTTTAGCCAAATGCACCAAATGGTAGTTAGAATGACAATATGATGGatcactttctttttcttacCGCATCCTTTATGAATCTCAAATAAGTCTCGGAAGGAAATGCGAAAATAGAGAAAATATTGCACTGATACTAACCTTACCTCATATCTCGCTTGCCAAGGAAATGTAACAAACGCACGCTCTAAAGCTTAGAGGTTAGATTTACAGCTCAAACACAAGTTATTTCTAATGTTTATGCCTTTTATTTCAACTCAACTCCCGTCGCAATCCTGTCTAAAGCTACTCGCAAACCAAAATGTTCATATTTTTGGGGACCTGATTATTCCAAGTAAAGTTGTTATCGAAGGTAAGCCCTTGGATCTCAGAAAGCTCATTCATAGAGCCACAAGACCAACGCCAAGTATCCAGGGAATTAACAGTGGTTACTTGAGAGACCTTAGAGCACAGTTGATGTAACTGGGATATACTTCCACACCCCCTGGCCGCCTCAACTGGTCCTGCGCCAATTCCACTTGAAAGTAGGGTCGTTCCACCTATCACCAACTTGGATATGTTTATTTAATTCAAAAGCATACAAACACGGATACTCAGAAGCAAGGGAGGAATTGTCAATCCAAATATGATGCCAGAATGATGTCATTTTACCAGCACCAACCTTCTTATTCATAGCTGAAAACAGGATGTTACCATTACTATGAAGGTCATGTAAGATGCACCCTATTTTATACCAAGGTCCGGTTTTATGAGAACTGCGACTTGAATATCGATAAAGGCCTCAAAATACCATGAATCTGATTGATGAATTTAACCCACATAGCTTCAGGATAGTTATGATACCGCCACCGCCATTTATATAAAATTGCCAAATTGAATGCCTTTAAACTTCCAAAGCCAAGACCACCTTTCTCCTTGTTTGCAAGAATCGAGTCCCAATTTATCCAATGAATCTTATCTTCACTTGAATCAACACCCACAAAAATGTAACTTAATCCCATCCCCGACGAGGATGGAAATTATAAGTGGGAACCCCTCCCATTACCATCGCTAGACTCACCAATTTTGCAGCTAAATGAAGAAGttcataaatatatacttgCAAAGTTGCAAGACAAATTGATTCCATTGGCTTATGTAAGAGAATTAAGAATTTACACAATAACATATACTACCACTTGATTGGAAACATATCTATATCCAACACGTATCAATATGACCAACATTAGTTCATTACTATATCCAAAACCCACCTGATCTAAACATATTTGCCTAAAATTTGAGAAAGTGTTGATGACATAAGAATGGGAAAAGTAGATGGAAAACTGTCAAAAAGAAGCTACACCATATATACTGAATTGACTACTACCATTGCTCCTTTGATTATATGCCAGCAAGTCAGCAACAACATATCTTGGATCCTTAAAGTTGTTTTGAAGTTGTTAATGATTCATCTGCTACAAGATCCTGATGGACGACTCTTCACCTCCAAATCATTATCTTTCCTTCCTAATAATGCACATAACATAATCATTGTTGACTCCCTTTTTTTTCATCGAAAATAAAGAAAtccataaatatattaatattgatgCACCGACCTATTCTTCTCACGTCTCGGCAGTACGGAGCGCCACAATGACATTCAAATGCTTTTATAGGGTGATCTTCGTCTGCAAAGTCAATCCCATAATCCTGGAGTTTTTGACACATAAAACTTAATATGCTAACTTTAAAGGGAAAATTTTGAGCAAGGTACAGTTCTTTATGAGTTTAGGTGAAGGAATGTTTTGGGTAACAGCTTTGTTTTTAcctatataaatgtaatattgtAATGTACTTCCATAAACCTCAAATTATGGTAGGCTGCTTtcaataaaaattgttttagcCAGGAAAATGAGTCAGGTAATCCGTCAAACTGATCAAGTAAAGGCTAACAGCCTAACAAGTAGTTGACCCTTAGTACATGTAGTATTTAAAACTATTAAACTTACAAAATCTGTTGCCATAACAAAAATCTGCATAAACTACAGTCCTCTTTATGCATTTTCCCTTTAAGTAAATCACAAATTAAAGACTCGTAGTCAGTGGATCAAACCACAACCATTTTAGAACAATGGTGAACCATATAATAAGAGAGCTGCACATACCCAAGTCAGCTCTTCGCATGCATCAACCTCCCTTTTGGTGAAAAAAGCAACCTGCATAAAACCCAAATCAGATATCTTGACTACACTTATCAAAATCTCTCCAAAATTGAGTGTTTCACAAGTTGACCTTTATATAAACACTATATATCAAAACCCAATACATACATGATAGTAGTGATGATCAGGTGTTTCCACTTCAACAGGGATCTCAATTAGATTGGAATCATAGCATCTGAAATTAATACAAAGAACATGAAATAAAGTTACTTTCAAGAGGTTGAAGAAAAACCCAACCATCTCAAATAGCATATTGAACTCCCACGTTCCAtaaccgaccaatcaaaaacgtGCAAACTAACAACGTGGCATTGGACGTTGCAGCTTATATGGTTCCCACATATACCCGGGTACATCCAACAAccgagatttgaaagttcattacatacaatgaacacccaagtagttcattacacaacctaaacattcgtgtatagttcattacattccgAGAGCCTAAATCCTTATAGTATGTTACAGATAAAAACGCTCCGTGTATTAGAAAGAAGCATTAACATAACACTTGTGTATGCAAGTGTAGAGAGTGTACCAAATAGGTCTTTACATTTTTAGTGTAAACaagtttttttctatttttgaatGCTAATAAGTGCCAACAATTTTTTTCCTACAACTGTTAGctcaaaaaataatatcattattatattatatatatctatatctgggCTTATGCACATATCTTCTATACATTTACAAGGGTCAACAAATGAGCAAAATATTGCATACCTGTGATTGATAAACCTTGCTACATTCCCGTAATAAGTTGCATCTAGGCACAAAGCTTCTTCATCCTTTAGTACTTGTTCAGAACCCCAATCTGCATCCAAGTATATTGGATATGTATGTCTCTCATTCTTTGGACCTTGCCTGTTGCGTTCCCATAACTCAGTATTCGTCAATATCTCTCCAACATATTCACATATAAAAGAACCCTTTGGCAAGCATTCAAGTGTTCGAACACCCCAACCTTTAGCCTCAGTAGAGAACACCTGAAATTTGCATACACACAATAATTAACTTCCAATGTACAGATTAGATATTTACCAGACAACACAACCTTTCAAAGGAAAATATGACATCAATTTAAGTAACAAGCAATTAAGATTGGTGTCTTttcatatgaatatatataaccgtataaaatcatttgtagAGGCATGACTTAGACTGCCAGTTATAGTGAATGTCAGTTTGGCTCGTATTTAACTAATCAGTGACAATTGCTTAAATTTAgaattattaaacaaaaatcaaatgggtcaaatggctAAATAGGTgaaactcaaaagtcaaaaatgCTTTCGATTTTCTTAatcattttacttaaaaaaattcgtccataaaacaaaatattgacATAAAAAAAGTGTTGTCTTTACCTGCAACTTGTTCCCAACCCACCAATGTTACCACCTCTATACTTTTACGGGCCAACCCGACCCACGTAGAAATTATACAAGTTAACTTGTTACCCAACCAACCAATGTTATCACCTCTATACAGTTACAATGTCTTACAATGTCGTTGGACACtctggatatatatatatatatatatattaacctgTTGTCTTACCTGCAACTTGCAAGTAATGCCTCTCTGTACCACACGGTTCCCACAATCCATTGAGCAACCACATTTTCTCCAACATTCTTTAATAAACTTCCTCAATAGGTGTCCTTTGCATGCTGGGTTGTGACCATTCATTGCTCTTTCCAATGGGCAATCTTGACAATGGAAGAGGTGATGGTTTTCTGGATCATGATTCATGGACACACAAGCATCTAAAAATTTGTCTTTGAGCAGGCCTTCTGGAGTATAGGCGAATTCACCCCCTGTCTCACTAGAACACACACAAGGTACTCTAGAAGAAAGACAATCACCCTTACACTTTATGCAACAACCATCCTCGGCAATCCGAGCTAAGGAGAACGATACATAAGCATCTtgatattttgtattttgttgtaTGTATACAAACTTTGGCAGTTCTATACCAACTTCGTCTATCAAAGAAATCCTGATTGTCTCGGTACCTTTCGCTATGTCCTCGACTTTATGGAATTTCTTTTTATGATTCTCCCTTTTTGTGAGTGGGCGCTTCAATTTGGCTACAGGTGTCACATCATCATCCAGCTCGGTATTTTGATGCCGCTTTTTGTAAATAACAGAATTCATCCTTGAAGTTGTGGAGCCAAGCACATTACGGTCGCGTGTCGTGGATGTACCCTGATCTTCACATTTTAATGACCCTTTGGATTTTTCATGCTCCGTTACACCTTCAATCTTCTGCTCGGTATTTTGATGCCGCTTTTCATGAATAAAAGAATTCATCCTTGAAGTTGTGGAGCCAAGCACATTACGGTCACGTGTCGTGGATGTACCCTGATCTTCACATTTTAATGATCCTTTGGATTTTTCATGCTCCGTTACACCTTCAATCTTCTGTTTCCATCGAGATTCATAACACCAAAGAAAGGAACATCAGAATTTAAAACAGAAAACTTATCCCCAAGCAGCTGTAACTTTATAAAGCAGTACTAAAAGTATATGCAATTCCACTATGGATTTATAGAGAGCCACATTTTACAGCACACGAAACCACCCAAAATGTTGTATAGATTAAAGGACATACCTTGTCATCCATGGATGTAAGTATAGCATCAGCAAGGTTTTGATAGTTGTCTTCTTCAATGAGCTCCCATCTTCCATCATACAATTTCAAAAGATTTTTCAGCACAGGCTTGACTTTTTCAGGAGGAAATCCTATTTCCTTCATCGCTTCATAAGCCGCCGAAACTTTTTGATGATCTTGAACTGGAGGTCTTGGATCTGGCGCTTTTAGAGCTCTTTTTGTTGGCGCCATTTACCAAATAGAGATTACAACTACTTTTCTCTCAATCTGAAAAGGCAAATTCAAATCATGCATGTCATAAGATAGACATTCCCACTAGCAAGTGCTTACAATAAATACAAGTTCAAATTCTAAAATGGTATAACAATGAGAGCAGGAAATAGTCAACCTGACGAATTATGTTTTAAAGAAATTTGAGCAACCAGTTAATCTTGTAAGCAGATCATTTAATCGCATAAAGTTAAACGTTCCAACAATATTTTTAGCAGAAAGGGGGATGGAAAACACATACAAGATTCATGTACAAAAAGCAtagaacatatatatgtataacagtATAaggtatacatataaatatatacacatttattCTACCCTAGATAGTATATCTCATATACTGTAACAGATAATTAATCAGAGTAAAAAGTAATAGAAAACAGTGGACTGGCAACTAAATGTGAAATGCTCATAAACTCCAAATTCAGGGCACACTTAGCTTAAGGAACATAGTGGTAGATTGAAATATTCTAACTATATGAAAtgacataaattaaaaagatatatgatCTATGTATAGTTgcttttcaaactttttctgCAGTGATGATGAATAAAATCACCAAATACTCACAAGATTTGATTAAATTCAACTCAAAGATATACGGGTTTATTGCTAACTTTTGGACTACCAAATGAGTATAACAATACTCGAGTTGAATTGGTTGACTTGCAATTGTAAACGGTGCCAATGTGGGGTTACCCCACTGGTAGAGGCTTTTGCCTCTTGGGGAGAAGACCATGTTTTTTGATGTTTATTGGATTAATATAAGGTCAATGTAGATTTTCTGATCAAAAGATAAATGTGAATGGCGATTACGGTGGAGATGAAGTGGTGGAACCGAAATGAAGAGACTAGCTCTGCTACCAAGTTGAACTTGGTAACTGTATCTTGTATCATTGTATCAGTAATATAGAACACATGGAGTATATATTGACTACATAATTACAATTTGTATCCTTCTAATTCTATATTATAAAGTTAACTGTCTAATATCAAAACATATACAAGTTCATATATTCTATAATGGTAAAACCATAAGATTTGGGTAAGGTCAATCAGTTAAGTTAAATGTAAGAATTTTGAGCAAATTGGGTAAATCACATTCAGTTTTAAAGCAGATCATCTAATGCAGAAAGTCAAGTGTTGCAATAATTATATTAGAACGAAAGAAATCATAACAATACATCAAGATTTATGTATAGGAAGCATAGAACTTAGACATTGTTTAGgttttgcatatttaaaagTGCTTATTGCATTCAAATAAGCCCCCTCTGAGATGCTTTCAGAAAATGCAGATTTTCTtcttaatataaatttaaaaag harbors:
- the LOC122604771 gene encoding histone-lysine N-methyltransferase SUVR4 encodes the protein MAPTKRALKAPDPRPPVQDHQKVSAAYEAMKEIGFPPEKVKPVLKNLLKLYDGRWELIEEDNYQNLADAILTSMDDKGTSTTRDRNVLGSTTSRMNSVIYKKRHQNTELDDDVTPVAKLKRPLTKRENHKKKFHKVEDIAKGTETIRISLIDEVGIELPKFVYIQQNTKYQDAYVSFSLARIAEDGCCIKCKGDCLSSRVPCVCSSETGGEFAYTPEGLLKDKFLDACVSMNHDPENHHLFHCQDCPLERAMNGHNPACKGHLLRKFIKECWRKCGCSMDCGNRVVQRGITCKLQVFSTEAKGWGVRTLECLPKGSFICEYVGEILTNTELWERNRQGPKNERHTYPIYLDADWGSEQVLKDEEALCLDATYYGNVARFINHRCYDSNLIEIPVEVETPDHHYYHVAFFTKREVDACEELTWDYGIDFADEDHPIKAFECHCGAPYCRDVRRIAMNKKVGAGKMTSFWHHIWIDNSSLASEYPCGTTLLSSGIGAGPVEAARGCGSISQLHQLCSKVSQVTTVNSLDTWRWSCGSMNELSEIQGLTFDNNFTWNNQVPKNMNILVCE